CGCTATTTCACACGGAAGATGAATACACGCTGAATGATGAAGTTAATTACCGTCGCAACGCCCTGCGCGACAACGAATGCGCCGAACTGTGCCCACTGCGCGTTCCAGCCCCAGGATTCGACGAGCCAGGGCTGCAACACGTTGAAAATACCGACCTGCGTGGCGTAAGTGATCAGGTACAGCACCGCAACTGCCAGCACCTTCTTCGCCGAGGACTTCGCCTTGAAGGTCCAGCGGCTGTTAATGATGTACGCCGTAATCGTGCCGAAAACCCAGCCGACCGTCTTGCCCCAGAAGTTGGTCGCCCCGAAGACGTTGAGCATGATGAACGTCAGGCCGAAGTCCACCACCGCCGCGATGACGCCGGAGATGATAAAGCGCATCATCTGCACTTTCAGTCCGTGCTCGTCCTTGGTCTCCGTCGCCATCGGCACTGCGGCCGAGTCCTCTACGACAAAGCCATTTTCGTGGGAGCCGTTTCCGAGCTTGCCGTTTTCACGGTTCGTGTTTTCATTTGCTGTTTCATTCGCTGACACGCCTAGAAATTCTAGGCCACCGGCCAGCTAACAAACAGCCAGCGCGAACATGAAGAGGCAATAAAGAGGAGAAACGAACTAACGCCGCAGCGCCTCACGCAGCAGATCCAGCCGCTCCACTGGCGAGAGCGCATCCTCCCCAGCTAGGCCCAACGCACTCATCTCCGCCCAGCTAGCCGCCGCCAATTCCTCCACATCCTCGCCGGATAGCGGGATGCCCTCGTCGCTCTCCCAACCGAGGCGCTCCATGACATGCGCCGCCACATCATGCCGCAGCTCATCCGAGGTCAGCGCCGCCAAACACAGCAGCTCCACCAACGCCGCATCGTGCCCGGCTGGGTCTTTCTCGGCGTCCTCTATAGGCAATGCACGCAATCGCTTGACGACGCTCTCCCCCGCCTCCCCGGTCAATTCCAGCGCGGTTGATTCCGACCTCTGCAGGTCCAGAGCCTGTAACAGGGGCACGAATTCAAACACCCCCGACCTCTCGATGATGTCCACGACATCGGCACGAGCGGTGGCCAACGTATTTTGAATAGAGTCCCGTCCGGTCAATTCCCTATTGATTGCGGCAATATCTACCGGCTCCTCCGCGTCCACATCCCCCAGTGCGCGGATAGCACCCGAGCCACCGATGCACAGGGCATCCGGTGTGGCCTCATCGCGGGCAAAAGCTTCTCTGACCTGCAAGGTATGTTCCCACAGGCCCCACTGCCAGATAAGGGTATCGCCGGGACTTTGCAGCACCTCGGCAACTGTGGTGGATAAGGGAACATCGACGACTTCGCCCGCTGCGGGTCTGCCGCCAGTCACCAGCTGCGCCACAGACTCCACCGCAGAGCCGGGCAAATGGAACTTCGTCGGCACGCTTTCGTCGCCCCACCCAAAGATGACCGCTAACACGCGGGACAGGCTTCGCAGATCCATCTGGTCATTGACCCCGAAGACGCGGTGGGCACTGCACGGTTCTTCCTCTAAAGAGGCACCGATAATGAGCGTGGCCGGTTCCGTGGCCACGCGAACGCCTGGGAAGGCGACTACGTTATCGGTCTGTGCTGCCATACTTCACAGCGTACGCAGGAAAAACAAGGTGGCCTGGATAGCAAAAACTCGCTACAATGCGCGCGTTTTTACCAGCGGAATCTGGCGCGGCTCCGCGCCCCACGGCTCTGCCAAGTACTTGCGACGCAGGCGCTGCGACTCCACAGCCATCCACTGCGCCACCAGCTCTTCTACCCCGCGGGCAAGCCCCAGCACCGGTCCTGCGACTTTTTCGCCAACATGCGGAAAATCAATGACCTCCACGTCGTTGACCTTGGGAAACCGCGGCTCCGTCAGATTTCCCTTGCCGGGCTTGGCCTTCTCTTCCTTCGCGGCGGCGCGCAGCTGTCCGATGTGGTCACGAATACCGGCCACCGATGCTGGCAGGTCCACCACCGTGGCCCCCGCCTGCTCAATCGCCTGCGATAGCAGGTCCGCCCCCTCAGCCCCCTCAGCACTCTCAGCTGAAGCGTCACCGTCACCATCGCCCGCGGTCACAGTTGCAACAAAGCAACCGGTGAGCAGATTGGTGGCGGTCTCCAGGGCTCCGTCGTCAAGCGGATCCACCAGCCATGCACCCGACAACCTCTCGCCTGCAAAGGACGGCGAGAGCTCCACATGCCAAATGACAACGGGCGATGTGGAACTACATACGGCAAGGGTCTGCGGAGTAGCAGCGGGCGTGGACGTCATGAGGTTGATGGTATCGCGAGTGACGGATTCGAAGCGGGGTAGCCTGTATCGCATGTTCGACTTTTTTAAGAAGAAGCCGCGCGAAACCATCAACATGGCCGCCGAGTACACCAATACCCCGCTGTCGAACCAGATGGTCATGCTGTTCGCCGAGGAACTGCCCATCCTCGACAGCACAGAGCGCGCACAGGTCTACCGCGCACTCGAGGCCTACGACGGCCCGCAGATCACCTCGCAGGAAATGCTGCCGGAAGAGATCCGAAAAATTATGGATCTATAGCCCCTCCGTACATTTCGCTCGCTTTCCGACGGCCCGTGCGCGGCCTCAAGCGTGACCAACACCTCGGAGCGTCACGGGCGACGGAGCCGGTGCAAGGGGGTAGCCTAGCCTTGATGTCCACTAACACTAACGGCAAGTCCAGCACCGATGCTTCGAACGGTGCCTACGGAGCCGTACACACAGAAGCCAGGACCCTAACCGGTTGGGGTCGTACTGCCCCCGCTAAGTCCCAGGTGCTGTCGACGCCGGACTTGGATGAAATCGTTAACGCCGTCAAGGCTGTCGCAGACCAGAACTCCGACAAGCCTGCCCACCTGCGCCGCGGTGTGATTGCCCGCGGTATGGGCCGCTCCTACGGCGACCCCGCCCAGAACTCGGGCGGTCTTGTCATCGACATGCAGAAGCTCAACAAGATTCACTCCATTGATCAGGAGTCGGCGATTGTTGATGTCGACGGCGGTGTCACGCTGGATCAGCTGATGAAGGCTGCACTGCCCTACGGCCTGTGGGTACCGGTACTGCCGGGTACTCGCCAGGTGACCATCGGTGGTGCCATTGGTCCGGATATTCACGGTAAGAACCACCACTCCGCAGGTTCTTTCGGCAACCATGTGCTGTCGATGGAGCTGCTGGTCGCTGACGGCCGCATCCTGCACCTCGAGCCGGAGGGCTCCGCAGATGATCCGGACGGCAAGCTGTTCTGGGCAACTGTCGGCGGCATGGGCCTGACCGGCATTATTGTCCGCGCTCGGATCAAGATGACCAAGACCGAGACGGCCTACTTCATCGCCGATGGCGACATGACCCACACTCTGGACGAGACCATCGAGTTCCACTCCGATGGCTCCGAGGAGAACTTCACTTACTCCTCCGCGTGGTTCGATGCCATCTCGCCGGAGCCGAAGCTGGGACGCGCCGCAATCTCCCGCGGTTCGCTGGCAACCCTGGCTCAGCTGGAGGAATACGCCCCGAAGCTGGCCAAGGACCCGCTGAAGTTCAACGCTCCGCAGCTGGTGACCGTGCCGGATATCTTCCCGTCCTTCACCATGAACAAGCTGACCATGATCAGCATTGGTGAGCTGTGGTGGCTGAAGTCCGGTACCTACCGGAACCAGGTGCAGAACCTCACGCAGTTCTACCAGCCACTGGATCTCATCGGTGAGTGGAACCGCGGCTATGGCTCCAAGGGCTTCCTGCAGTACCAGTTCGTTGTTCCGCGCGAGGCCGTCGAGCCGTTCAAGGAGATTGTCCGCGATATCCAGCGCTCCGGCCACTACTCGGCACTGAATGTGTTCAAGCTGTTCGGCGAGGGTAACCGCGCTCCGCTGTCTTACCCGATGCCGGGTTGGAACGTCTGCGTGGACTTCCCAATCAAGCCGGGTCTCGGCCAGTTCCTGGACGACCTCGACCGTCGCGTCATGGAGTTCGGTGGCCGCCTCTACCTGGCCAAGGAGTCGCGCACTTCCGCCGCTAACTTCCACCAGATGTACCCCGAGATGCAGAGCTGGCTGGACACCCGCAATGAGATCGACCCGCACGGTGTCTTCGCCTCTGACATGTCTCGTCGCCTGGAACTGCACTAAGACAACCGAGAGGATTTGAGCCCCAATGATTAATGCTGTAGGCGCTGCCCAGTCCATCCTGCTGCTCGGCGGCACCAGTGAAATCGGTCTGGCGATCACCGCCGAGTTCCTGAAGAAGGGCCCGGCCAAGGTCATCCTGGCTTCCCTGCCCAACGATCCGCTGCGTGAGGCCTCCGCTGAGAAGATGAAGGCCGCCGGCGCTTCCGAGGTGGTCACCCTCGACTTCGACGCAACGGACTTCGACTCCCACCCGGAGGTCGTCGAGAAGGCATTTGCCGACGGCGACGTGGATATCTGCATCGTCGCGTTCGGCATGCTTGGCGACGCCGAGGAGCTCTGGCAGAACCAGCGCAAGGCCGTCCTGGCTGCGAACATCAACTACACCGGCGCGGTGTCGATGGGTGTTCTGGTTGGTCAGAAGTTCAAGGCGCAGGGCCACGGCCAGTTCATTGCCATGTCCTCCGTCGCTGGTGAGCGCGTGCGTCGCTCCAACTTTGTCTACGGTTCCACCAAGGCCGGCCTGGATGGTTTCTACCTGAACCTGGGTGAGGCCCTGGAGGAGTACGGCGTCAAGACCCTGGTTATCCGCCCGGGTCAGGTCCGTACCCGTATGTCCGCTGATGTGGACGAGGCGCCACTGACTGTGAATAAGGAAGATGTCGCCAAGCTCGCGGTGAAGTCCGTCGAGGCCGGCAAGACCCTGGTCTGGGCTCCGCCAGCATTCCAGCTGGTGATGATGGTGCTGAAGCACATTCCGCGCCCGATCTTCAAGAAGCTGCCGATTTAAAAGTGGGGTTCGAGGGACTTGATAGAACTCGGCGGGGCTTGACGGGCTGACGTACCCACCTTTAGCTCCGCCGTTCGTCGGAGTCCGGTTCCTGTGCAAAACTTGAGGGCATGGTAGACAAGCAGGCCGAAACCTCGAGCGCTGACACCACGGGTGCCGACAACACTAGCGCCAACACAACGGGCGAACGATCCTATAGTGAGCTGGTTGACGAAGATCGCTACGAGATCTTCAATGATGACCAGCTCTCCCTCAAGGCTGCCCTCCTCTACCTGGTCGCAGCGCTTGTGGGCGGTTCGGTTATCGCTCTAGCGTCCTGGTTTGTGTTCCACCGCCTGTCACTGCCGGCCTTTGGCGGCTCGCAGCTGACCAGAGCGGTCGCAACAGCGCTGATTGTCATCACGCTGACGCTCACCACCGTCCTGCTGTATTTCTTCGCCACCAAGGGCAAAGACAATCGCCCCAGGTGGCTAACGTGGTTGACGTACCTGATGGCTTACATGTCACCGGCCATTCTGGTGGTCTCTGCCGTCGGCCTGCCGCTGAGCTCGACCAAGCTGTGGCTGGACGGCCTTTCTGTCGACCAGGAGTTCCGCACTGAATACCTCACCAGGATGGCCGCGGAGCCTGGCCTGCATGACATGTCGTACATCGACATCCCGTCTTTCTACCCCGCTGGTTGGTTCTTCCTGGGCGGACGCCTGGCCAATATCCTGGGCATTGCCGGCTGGGAGGTCTTCCAGCTCTGGGCGTTGATGACACTCGCCGCTGCTGGCTGTGTTTTGATTCCGGTGTGGCAACGCCTGAGTGGCTCCCTGCCAGTAGCCACTGGCATTGCGCTGACAACCACGGCCGTCGCCCTGGCCACTGTCGCCGATGAGCCCTACGCCGCAGTCGTTGCTATGGGTCTTCCGGCGATGACCGTGATGGCCTGGCGCGGTCTCACCGGCGCTTGGTCCGCTATGTTTGGCGTGCTCGTCTTCCTGGGTATTTCTGCGACTTTCTACACTCTTTACACTGCCGTAGGCGCGCTTATTGTGGTCGTGTTGGCCGTGGTCGCGTGGACGTCGTCAAGCTCGTGGATGCCTGTAGTGCGCCTGATCATTATGGGCGTGGGATCGATGCTGATTGCGGCGACGGCGTGGGGTCCGTACATGCTGGCGGTTGCAACGGGGGCACCGCGCTCGGGCGCGACAGCGACGCATTACCTGCCGCCGGAGGGCGCGCAGCTGCCTTTGCCGATGCTCGCCGCCAGCGTGATCGGTGTGCTGTGTTTCATCGGTGTCGTGCGCATGCTGGTCAGCGCTACAGAGCCGGATGCGCGCGCGCTCGGCCTGGGCACGCTGGTGCTCTACGGCTGGGTAGTGGCCTCGATGGTGGCGACACTGCTCGGACGCACGCTGCTGGGGTTTCGCCTCACCGCACCGATTACGTTCATGTTGATTGCGGCTGGTGTGGTTGCGCTTGCCGACGCCCGTCTCAACGGCATCGAGAAGTACTGGCCGCAGGCGGCACCAGCTCACATTGCCAAGCGTGTTTCCGCGGTAATGGCGGCAGTCTTGCTGCTGGCGGGCATTGGCTACGCGCAGTCGATTCCGAATAAGTTGCATGGCGCCATCGACTTGGCGCATACCGACACCGACGGTAACGGCGAGCGCGCGGACCGCTTCCCACCGAATGCCGGGGCGTGGTACTCAGCGGTGGACCAAACGCTGAAGGAGGCTGGGCTCGATCCGGCCCAGACAGTGGTGCTGACGGATGAGAAGAATTTCCAGGCACTCTATCCCTGGTACGGATTCCAGGCACTGACCAGTCACTACGCTAACCCTCTGGGTGAGTTTGACCGCCGTAATCAGGCATTGGAGGAATGGTCGGAGATTCGCGACCCCGATGAGCTCGTGCAGGCAATGGACGAAACGCCGTGGCGCGGACCAGATGCCATTGTGCTGCGAGGCGAGGTTGAGACGCCTGATGGCGAGGATGCCGCTCCGCTGACGTTGGA
The nucleotide sequence above comes from Corynebacterium amycolatum. Encoded proteins:
- a CDS encoding GtrA family protein yields the protein MSANETANENTNRENGKLGNGSHENGFVVEDSAAVPMATETKDEHGLKVQMMRFIISGVIAAVVDFGLTFIMLNVFGATNFWGKTVGWVFGTITAYIINSRWTFKAKSSAKKVLAVAVLYLITYATQVGIFNVLQPWLVESWGWNAQWAQFGAFVVAQGVATVINFIIQRVFIFRVK
- a CDS encoding FAD-binding oxidoreductase, with translation MSTNTNGKSSTDASNGAYGAVHTEARTLTGWGRTAPAKSQVLSTPDLDEIVNAVKAVADQNSDKPAHLRRGVIARGMGRSYGDPAQNSGGLVIDMQKLNKIHSIDQESAIVDVDGGVTLDQLMKAALPYGLWVPVLPGTRQVTIGGAIGPDIHGKNHHSAGSFGNHVLSMELLVADGRILHLEPEGSADDPDGKLFWATVGGMGLTGIIVRARIKMTKTETAYFIADGDMTHTLDETIEFHSDGSEENFTYSSAWFDAISPEPKLGRAAISRGSLATLAQLEEYAPKLAKDPLKFNAPQLVTVPDIFPSFTMNKLTMISIGELWWLKSGTYRNQVQNLTQFYQPLDLIGEWNRGYGSKGFLQYQFVVPREAVEPFKEIVRDIQRSGHYSALNVFKLFGEGNRAPLSYPMPGWNVCVDFPIKPGLGQFLDDLDRRVMEFGGRLYLAKESRTSAANFHQMYPEMQSWLDTRNEIDPHGVFASDMSRRLELH
- a CDS encoding decaprenylphospho-beta-D-erythro-pentofuranosid-2-ulose 2-reductase translates to MINAVGAAQSILLLGGTSEIGLAITAEFLKKGPAKVILASLPNDPLREASAEKMKAAGASEVVTLDFDATDFDSHPEVVEKAFADGDVDICIVAFGMLGDAEELWQNQRKAVLAANINYTGAVSMGVLVGQKFKAQGHGQFIAMSSVAGERVRRSNFVYGSTKAGLDGFYLNLGEALEEYGVKTLVIRPGQVRTRMSADVDEAPLTVNKEDVAKLAVKSVEAGKTLVWAPPAFQLVMMVLKHIPRPIFKKLPI
- a CDS encoding galactan 5-O-arabinofuranosyltransferase, which gives rise to MVDKQAETSSADTTGADNTSANTTGERSYSELVDEDRYEIFNDDQLSLKAALLYLVAALVGGSVIALASWFVFHRLSLPAFGGSQLTRAVATALIVITLTLTTVLLYFFATKGKDNRPRWLTWLTYLMAYMSPAILVVSAVGLPLSSTKLWLDGLSVDQEFRTEYLTRMAAEPGLHDMSYIDIPSFYPAGWFFLGGRLANILGIAGWEVFQLWALMTLAAAGCVLIPVWQRLSGSLPVATGIALTTTAVALATVADEPYAAVVAMGLPAMTVMAWRGLTGAWSAMFGVLVFLGISATFYTLYTAVGALIVVVLAVVAWTSSSSWMPVVRLIIMGVGSMLIAATAWGPYMLAVATGAPRSGATATHYLPPEGAQLPLPMLAASVIGVLCFIGVVRMLVSATEPDARALGLGTLVLYGWVVASMVATLLGRTLLGFRLTAPITFMLIAAGVVALADARLNGIEKYWPQAAPAHIAKRVSAVMAAVLLLAGIGYAQSIPNKLHGAIDLAHTDTDGNGERADRFPPNAGAWYSAVDQTLKEAGLDPAQTVVLTDEKNFQALYPWYGFQALTSHYANPLGEFDRRNQALEEWSEIRDPDELVQAMDETPWRGPDAIVLRGEVETPDGEDAAPLTLDIADDIYPNNPNVVFRSLNFARSAFEKHWELNQVGPFVVAVRK